One Rhodanobacteraceae bacterium genomic window, GCCGCGTCCTGCGGCTGCAGATTCCGCCGTTGCCGGTGTCGTCCACCCTGGTTCGCGAACGCCTGCGCGAAGGTCGCTGCGTGCGTTTCCTGGTCCCGGATGCGGTGATCGAGCTGATCCGGCGCCACGGCTGGTATGGCGCAGCGCCGGTCGCCAACCGCTGAACGCTGCCGCGGCGCCCGACCAGTGGCGCGCGGCAGCGGTTGCGCCGCGGACCTATAATTCCCGCCGTGTCCCACCCGAGGTTGTTCCGCATTGAATACCACGCGTAACCGGAAGTCCGCCCCCGCCGTCGAGTCCGCAGAGTCCGCGGCCGCCCCCAGCCCGAAGCGCGCGACCAAACCCAAGGCAAGCAAGGCTGCGACAACCAAACCAGCCGCCGCCAAACCGCGCCGTGCGGTGGAAAAAACCGAAGCCGCGGCGAAGCCGGTACGCAAGAAGGCGCCGGCGGCCAAGGACGGCGCCCAGCCGGCCGCGCCTGCCGCGCGCCCGGCGGCGGATGCAGCGCCCATCGCTGTGCCGAAGAAGAGCCGGGCAAAGAAGGTGTCCGAGCCGACCATCGACGTGCGCGTGCGCGACGCCGTGATCGCGCGGCTGGATGCGATGAAGGCGGTCGACCTCAGGATCATCGACGTGCGCGGCAAAACCAGTGTCACCGACTGCATCGTGATCGCCAGTGGCACCTCGACGCGCCATGTGAAATCGATGGGCGACGAGGTGGTGGTGACCGCCAAGAAGCACGGCATGCCACCGCTGGGCGTCGAGGGCGAAAAGGACGCCGAGTGGATGCTGGTCGACCTCGGCGACACCGTGGTCCATGTGATGCTTCCGCGCACTCGCGAGTTCTACGGCCTGGAGCGCCTGTGGACGCTCGCCGAGGAATCGCGCGCCGCCAGCGCCGTCTGAGCCCCGCTCTTGCGCGCGCACGTGCTGAGCATCGCCGAGCGCGCGCCTGCCTGGGTCAAGGAGGGCTTCGATGAGTACGCGCGACGGCTGGCCCACAAGTTGCCGCTGTCGCTGACCGAGTTGCCGCTCGGCGCGCGCGGCAAGAATGCCGATCTAAAGCGCGCCATGGCCGACGAAGGCCAGCGGATGCACGCCGCGCTACCTAGGAATGCGCGGGTCATCGCGCTCGACGGCCGCGGCGAGTCCTGGTCCAGCGAGGCCCTGGCCAAGCACCTGAACGCCTGGATGATCGACGGTCGCGACCTCTGCTTCCTGATCGGCGGGCCCGACGGATTGGCGCCGCAATGCTTGATGGTCGCGCACCAGAAATGGTCGCTCGGCCCGTTGACCCTGCCGCATGCGCTGGTACGCATCGTGCTGGCCGAGCAGCTCTACCGCGCGGTCAGCATGCTCGGAAACCACCCCTACCACCGCGCCTGATGCCATGCCGACCTTGATCCTCGCCTCGGCCTCGCCGCGCCGGTTGCAATTGCTGACCCAGATCGGCATCGGTGTCGACGTCATTCCCTGCGACTTGCCCGGAGTCAGGGCTGCCGGGGAATCGCC contains:
- the rsfS gene encoding ribosome silencing factor translates to MKAVDLRIIDVRGKTSVTDCIVIASGTSTRHVKSMGDEVVVTAKKHGMPPLGVEGEKDAEWMLVDLGDTVVHVMLPRTREFYGLERLWTLAEESRAASAV
- the rlmH gene encoding 23S rRNA (pseudouridine(1915)-N(3))-methyltransferase RlmH: MRAHVLSIAERAPAWVKEGFDEYARRLAHKLPLSLTELPLGARGKNADLKRAMADEGQRMHAALPRNARVIALDGRGESWSSEALAKHLNAWMIDGRDLCFLIGGPDGLAPQCLMVAHQKWSLGPLTLPHALVRIVLAEQLYRAVSMLGNHPYHRA